The Punica granatum isolate Tunisia-2019 chromosome 4, ASM765513v2, whole genome shotgun sequence genome has a window encoding:
- the LOC116204820 gene encoding probable carboxylesterase 13: MEEGFENIAYDYSPILRIHKNGFIKWFMGTDTIPPSMDPAKPVPSKDVANSTEPTISARLYLPNNLPSSSSKLPVLVYFHGVGFVIQTTMFLNYHHYLNALAVEARVVIGSVEYRREPQYHLPAAYDDSQATIKWFGAHSGGLGQEEWLNNHANLRKMYLGGDRAGPNIAHHKGLLLGVGFFLPPTFIGSER; the protein is encoded by the coding sequence ATGGAGGAAGGCTTTGAGAACATAGCCTATGATTACTCCCCCATCCTCCGCATCCACAAGAATGGCTTCATAAAATGGTTCATGGGCACCGACACCATCCCACCATCCATGGACCCTGCTAAACCAGTCCCCTCCAAGGATGTCGCGAACTCCACTGAGCCTACCATCTCAGCCAGGCTATACCTCCCAAACAACCTGCCATCCTCGTCCTCAAAGCTCCCAGTCTTGGTCTACTTCCATGGGGTAGGATTCGTCATCCAGACCACAATGTTCCTGAACTACCACCATTACCTCAACGCCCTCGCGGTTGAGGCCAGGGTGGTCATAGGCTCGGTGGAGTATCGGCGGGAGCCCCAGTATCATCTCCCGGCAGCATATGATGACTCGCAAGCCACAATCAAGTGGTTCGGGGCCCATTCGGGAGGGCTGGGCCAGGAGGAATGGTTGAATAACCACGCGAACCTGAGGAAGATGTACCTTGGCGGGGACAGGGCTGGGCCTAACATTGCTCACCACAAGGGACTTCTACTCGGGGTCGGTTTTTTTTTGCCCCCTACTTTCATAGGAAGTGAAAGGTGA
- the LOC116202333 gene encoding probable carboxylesterase 12: MAEADDSIARALSPFLRIHKDGRVERLMGTDRVPPSMDPASPVLSKDVVVSPEPAISVRLYLPNSPSPSSPKLPVLVYFHGGGFVIETTESPTYHNYLSALAAEARVVVVSVEYRRAPEHPLPAAYDDSWAAIKWVGAHSSGQGHEGWLNDHADLTRVYFGGDSAGANIAHHMGLRFGEIESSNGTGIGIDLAGLILVHPYFWGDDPLPEEATEPERRALLEGLWRLANPTATGCDDPHINPAKDPGLLKMGCSRVLVCVAEEDPGRQRGWHYKEVMEKCGWKGEVEVTEAKGEGHVFHLMNPASENSVAMMKRLVKFMNNQ; this comes from the exons ATGGCGGAAGCAGACGACAGCATAGCCCGTGCTCTCTCCCCCTTCCTCCGCATCCACAAGGATGGTCGCGTGGAGCGGCTCATGGGCACAGACAGGGTCCCCCCATCCATGGACCCCGCTAGCCCGGTCCTATCCAAGGATGTCGTGGTCTCCCCCGAGCCTGCCATCTCGGTCAGGCTCTACCTTCCGAACAGCCCATCGCCCTCGTCCCCGAAGCTCCCAGTCCTCGTCTACTTCCACGGGGGAGGATTCGTCATTGAGACCACCGAGTCTCCAACCTACCACAACTACCTCAGCGCCCTCGCGGCAGAGGCCAGGGTGGTAGTCGTCTCGGTGGAGTACCGGCGGGCACCTGAGCACCCACTCCCGGCAGCGTACGATGATTCCTGGGCTGCTATCAAGTGGGTCGGGGCCCATTCTAGCGGGCAAGGCCATGAGGGATGGTTGAATGACCATGCCGACCTGACGAGGGTGTACTTTGGTGGGGACAGTGCCGGGGCGAACATTGCTCACCACATGGGACTTCGATTCGGG GAGATCGAGTCAAGCAACGGAACGGGAATTGGGATTGACCTTGCGGGGTTGATCCTTGTGCACCCGTATTTCTGGGGGGATGATCCACTGCCCGAAGAAGCGACGGAGCCCGAGAGGCGGGCCCTACTAGAGGGCCTGTGGAGGCTTGCGAATCCAACCGCAACGGGCTGTGACGACCCGCATATCAACCCTGCGAAGGACCCGGGACTCTTGAAGATGGGGTGCTCGAGGGTTTTGGTCTGCGTCGCGGAGGAGGACCCGGGGAGACAGAGAGGGTGGCACTACAAGGAGGTTATGGAGAAGTGCGGATGGAAGGGAGAGGTTGAGGTGACGGAAGCAAAGGGAGAGGGCCATGTCTTCCATCTAATGAATCCCGCCTCTGAGAATTCTGTTGCTATGATGAAGAGGTTGGTCAAgttcatgaataatcaataA
- the LOC116202558 gene encoding probable carboxylesterase 13: MEEASERITQHFSTVLLINKDGHVDRFMGTDTVPPSVDPASSVLSKDVVVSTEPAISVRLYLPNNPPPSSLKLPVLVYFHGGGFIIETTASPTYHNYLSALAPEARVIIVSVEYRLAPEHPLPAAYDDSWAAIKWVRAHFQGLGDEEWLNDHADLTRVYFGGDSAGRTLLTTWDFDTGKRSSRAMEWELGFMSSQG; the protein is encoded by the coding sequence ATGGAGGAAGCATCCGAGAGAATAACCCAGCATTTCTCCACTGTCCTCCTCATCAACAAGGATGGTCATGTGGATCGGTTCATGGGCACCGACACGGTCCCCCCGTCAGTGGACCCTGCCAGTTCCGTGCTGTCCAAGGATGTCGTGGTCTCCACCGAGCCTGCCATCTCTGTCAGGCTCTACCTCCCCAACAACCCACCTCCCTCATCCTTGAAGCTCCCGGTCCTGGTCTACTTCCATGGTGGAGGATTCATCATCGAGACTACCGCATCTCCAACATACCACAATTACCTCAGTGCCCTCGCGCCCGAGGCTCGTGTGATCATTGTCTCCGTAGAGTACCGGCTGGCACCTGAGCATCCGCTCCCAGCAGCGTATGACGATTCGTGGGCTGCCATCAAGTGGGTGAGGGCCCACTTCCAAGGGCTGGGCGATGAGGAGTGGTTGAATGACCATGCCGACCTGACAAGGGTGTACTTTGGAGGGGACAGCGCCGGGCGAACATTGCTCACCACATGGGACTTCGACACGGG